A stretch of DNA from Verrucomicrobiota bacterium:
GATAACCGACGCACTTCAGCCCAATCCACTTCAATTTTAATTCGATTCCATGCTTTTCAAATAACTGGGTGCAGAGCGAGGCCAGCATCAATTGCTTGATGGTTCCATCGGTTTCCCGGTGGATTTTCTCCAGCGCAAGCTGCATTGATGGCTCAACCATGCATTTTATCTTAACGGAAACCTGTTTATTTGTCGAATCTTCATTTCAATCCTCTGCGTGGCAAGTTGCCGGACAAACTCGCGGGTTGCTCAAAGACCCCGAATATGGTTGAATGTTGTCATGCAATTAACTGTAACCGGGAAAATCCGCTGCCTTCGCAAGCTTTTTCTGCGATTGCTTGCTATGTTCTGCGCCGGTTCATCCGTTGCCGCTGATGTGGAAACCGCCACAAACAATCTGATCGTTTATGGCCCGGTGCCCGGCCTCCCTCCTTCCGAACACTACGCAGTGCGGGTGCGCCCCGCAGGGACTGCCCAAACTTGGCAAACCACCTTCGTGTTCAAAACCGCCTGCAAGGATTTTGGTCGGGTTACTGGCCGGAGTGAGCCGGAAAAAGTTTGAGCGGCTGGAGCCATTCCTATGTGAATTTCGAGACGGACGGACCGGTGGAGGTGGAAATTTCCAAAGTAACCGGCGGAGGGATTCGTAAGGCCAACGTCCATCCCGTGCGTTTTGGTTCGAATGTTTTTCTCCAGGGTGGCAAAGCTTTCTGTACCCTGGCCAAGCCCTGTCTGGTGGCGGTGGATATCGATGGGGCGATGGATGACCCGCAAACCAACACTACGCCACGACATGCGCTCTCCATCTTCGCCAATCCCATCTTCAAGAATAAGCCGCGACTGGGAGATCCGACGGTGTATGCCGTCAAACCCGGCCAGAAGCCTGCCACAAATGGCATGTGGAAAACCCTTTACTTTCTGCCCGGCGTGCATGACGTCGGCCTTAACTATCCCCTGCACGCCAACAAAAACTATTATATCCCGGGGGATGCCATAGTTTATGGCACCCTCCAAGGAAAAGGAGGGCATGACATCCGGTTTTTTGGCTGCGGAACCATTTCAGGAGATCGTCTGCCTCACCCGTCTGTGCTAAAGCTAAGCTGGCCGAAAACGGCTGACTACACCCCCCTCTCGATAGGCGAGCCCTATGCCTCCACGGTCGAAGGCATCACCATTGCGAACCCGGCCTATTGGGCCTGCATGTTGCACGCCCCGAATACCGATGCCAAACGCCCCACGCTGGTGCATTGGGTGAAGATCATTGGTTGGCGGGGTAACACGGACGGCTTTGGCACCCAGGCCAATTCGGTGGTCGAGGACTGCTTCATCCGCACTCAGGATGACGTCATCTATCCAGCGGGCTTGGGCATTCGCCGCCTGGTCATTTGGAACGACGTTAATGGCTCAGCCTTCCTGCTCACCAGTCTATCGGCGCAAAAAGGCCGGCCTTTGGTTGTGGAGGATTGCGATGTGATTTATGCCAGGCAGAGCTGGCATGACGGTGGTAATGGCGGCCGGATTTTCAACATGCGCGGAGAAGGTGGCGGAGAAGCCGGACGCGAGGTCATTTTCCGGAATATTCGCGTGGAGGATCCCTGGCCGACGCAACAAGCTTTCCTGATCCAGATGGCCACTGAGAAGCCCTACGCCTGGCCGGAGCCCAAGACGCGCAAACCGGGCGACCTAACCGGCATCCTTTTTCAGAATATTCAAATCGCGGCACCAAGCATCTACGGGCAACTCAATATTCTCTGGGGTGGTCCTGAGTGCAAGATCCGCGATCTGACGTTCGACAACGTCACCATCGGCGGGAAGAAGCTGCAGTCGCTTCAGGATTTTAAAACCAACAAATATGTGGAGAATATCCATTTCAAATGAAGCGATTCCTTGACCGGCCGACGTCCGCCCTGGCTCCTGTGCTTTGGGGAGCGGACCATGACTGCGTTTGCACTGGGACGCGAACCGTAATGAATGGAGAAACCATGATTCTCAATCCATACCGGATCCTCGTTTGTACCCTGGTATTGCTCGTGCTCTTCGCTGGTGGAATTGCTCCGGCCGCGGGCTCTGTCGCGAAAACCAACACCCTCTATTACCCCGCCTCCGGCCAAGCGTACATCATACAGCTATCCAGCAGCGTCGCACCAGTGCTGCCCGGGAATTATGATGACCTGCTGCGCTTTCAT
This window harbors:
- a CDS encoding endo-polygalacturonase — encoded protein: MSGWSHSYVNFETDGPVEVEISKVTGGGIRKANVHPVRFGSNVFLQGGKAFCTLAKPCLVAVDIDGAMDDPQTNTTPRHALSIFANPIFKNKPRLGDPTVYAVKPGQKPATNGMWKTLYFLPGVHDVGLNYPLHANKNYYIPGDAIVYGTLQGKGGHDIRFFGCGTISGDRLPHPSVLKLSWPKTADYTPLSIGEPYASTVEGITIANPAYWACMLHAPNTDAKRPTLVHWVKIIGWRGNTDGFGTQANSVVEDCFIRTQDDVIYPAGLGIRRLVIWNDVNGSAFLLTSLSAQKGRPLVVEDCDVIYARQSWHDGGNGGRIFNMRGEGGGEAGREVIFRNIRVEDPWPTQQAFLIQMATEKPYAWPEPKTRKPGDLTGILFQNIQIAAPSIYGQLNILWGGPECKIRDLTFDNVTIGGKKLQSLQDFKTNKYVENIHFK